The following proteins are encoded in a genomic region of Tenebrio molitor chromosome 7, icTenMoli1.1, whole genome shotgun sequence:
- the LOC138134979 gene encoding zinc finger protein 626-like — MQKKAKCSGKDKSRRFEDKYSFLEEDSNSEDVKYLLVVEDEKQEFYENGGKFELPENVYTCDICSKQFNNCLEHLDHQSVHNGQPVFKCDKCPEVYLSREELVEHDRNHKRPCPKCGKMILKSSMKLHLIKHTDRHMCPQCSSRFNSRAALQQHIITIHTDRKDHICETCGKRFSSKTAMTVHLRSHSDERLYRCKLCDYAGRTASAVYVHMSTHAKEVCVCEVCSKIFKSTRNLNDHLRRVHSKEKKHKCTYCDKKFVDKYMLTVHVRCHTGVRPYQCRLCDKAFIRSDGLKEHMAIHGERTWYDCDKCGRKFASKKGVTRHHCSGATTT, encoded by the exons ATGCAAAAGAAGGCAAAATGTAGCGGGAAAGATAAATCGCGGCGTTTTGAAGACAAATATAGTTTTCTCGAAGAAGACTCCAACAGTGAAGATGTTAAGTATCTTCTGGTTGTGGAGGATGAAAAACAGGAATTTTAT gaaaatggaggcaaatttgAATTGCCAGAAAATGTGTACACATGTGATATTTGCTCAAAACAGTTCAATAATTGTCTAGAACACTTGGACCATCAATCTGTTCATAATGGACAACCTGTGTTCAAATGTGATAAGTGTCCAGAG GTGTATTTATCAAGAGAGGAATTAGTTGAACATGATAGAAACCACAAACGCCCATGTCCCAAATGCGGCAAAATGATACTCAAAAGCAGCATGAAACTTCACTTGATAAAACACACAGATAGGCACAT GTGTCCCCAGTGTTCCAGCCGGTTCAATTCAAGAGCCGCCCTCCAACAACACATAATCACAATCCACACGGACAGGAAGGACCACATTTGCGAAACTTGCGGAAAGCGGTTTTCGTCTAAAACTGCAATGACCGTACATCTGCGATCACATAGTGACGAGAGGTTGTACAGATGCAAGCTTTGTGACTACGCGGGGCGAACGGCGTCGGCCGTGTACGTCCACATGTCGACTCACGCAAAAGAAGTGTGCGTGTGCGAGGTGTGTTCAAAAATCTTCAAGAGCACTCGCAACTTGAACGACCACCTGAGGAGAGTACATAgcaaagagaaaaaacatAAGTGTACCTATTGTGATAAGAAATTCGTGGATAAATATATGCTGACGGTACACGTTAGGTGTCACACGGGTGTGAGACCTTATCAGTGTCGTCTTTGTGATAAAGCGTTTATCAGGTCGGACGGCTTGAAGGAGCACATGGCGATTCACGGCGAAAGGACTTGGTATGACTGTGATAAATGCGGGCGGAAGTTCGCATCGAAGAAAGGGGTGACGAGGCACCACTGTTCGGGGGCCACCACCACATGA
- the LOC138135040 gene encoding zinc finger imprinted 3-like codes for MSAHLLIHTDIYKCAECGMRHTSSASLEKHTKARHSTIRGFLCHICGKQSSCQSSMNRHMAYHKEERPFKCKYCEFSAKSVNIVQVHTSRRHFAEKTVCEVCAKVFKSQMSLVQHMKRIHREKKFVCNVCSKAFIERYNLNKHMKRHTSQRLHECKICHKEFFTVRELKAHMHTHRQGCVDCPKCGKRFFYKKYLQKHVNKCGTDYVSVVT; via the exons ATGTCTGCTCACCTACTCATCCACACAGACATTTACAA ATGTGCCGAGTGTGGCATGAGACACACATCAAGTGCCTCTCTAGAAAAACACACGAAAGCCCGCCATTCCACCATAAGAGGATTTCTGTGTCATATTTGCGGCAAGCAGAGCAGTTGTCAGTCGTCGATGAACCGACACATGGCATACCACAAAGAAGAAAGACCTTTTAAATGCAAATACTGCGAGTTTAGTGCCAAATCGGTCAATATAGTACAAGTGCACACGTCGCGCAGACATTTTGCGGAGAAGACGGTGTGTGAGGTCTGCGCCAAGGTGTTCAAGTCTCAGATGAGTCTAGTGCAGCATATGAAGAGAATTCACAGGGAGAAGAAGTTTGTTTGTAATGTTTGTTCAAAAGCTTTTATAGAGCGGTACAATTTGAATAAACATATGAAGAGGCACACCAGTCAGAGACTCCACGAGTGTAAAATTTGCCATAAGGAGTTTTTTACAGTGCGGGAGTTAAAAGCGCACATGCATACGCATCGACAAGGATGTGTGGATTGTCCGAAGTGCGGCAAGAGGTTTTTCTATAAGAAGTACTTGCAAAAACATGTAAATAAATGCGGGACTGATTACGTTTCAGTTGTTACGTAG
- the Atf6 gene encoding cyclic AMP-dependent transcription factor ATF-6 alpha has protein sequence MKVVNMLTANECLNIDDYAFKSSPESCSGNSCFTDCTDLPSDEDFLQQLSSDLDIPLLLNPGEDEMSLLNAFFDKSPEEIMSEIALPSVDEKFEEIEHHLSEFEQYDASKWSPEAFPNLYSDVKVEPDSCSSSASNKSASPIQSPEESVRIFEIKDEMKNEPPSPGSISIQSEIDTNNVIISPINQLKIVQNGSVAKLTPKRVPIQPKVPCGIPKNKVIVKSIEYKRGAPNLGNTNVVSPPPPKVVVLENVTTVPITSVTQIPPTTICNSGINNNCNVPPAILKRSNNLINVGNIDPKILKRHQRKIKNRESACLSRKKKKDYLTSLENQVKDLTVENQRLKLQNRQLAERLTKYEGTHIHKSLSHVKTSFVLCMFVFSVAFNLDYVRNPFTARNQANLLRSDAPKVLDHHGRNLLWASDDLLDKNSSNFSPFSMCPAAINQTESARLASELERWIGRPRDTSDKVPTANVTKLTVPTYKSKSMRKRKQKKYTTLIPSVYESHNTVGNKLSTVEPNNEIQVFSPTPEQLYSDFFEAINRQDDTFYVVSFSDHHMLLPALHHNKTRRPKMSLIMPSVLPTENMTQPAFMPLMQIDCEVLDTRLIQIRYGSIPQHLRRPGNATYQNTEDVSKQSGTSTNYTTKKAYRPYFIKQKAVRDERDVYNIR, from the exons atgaaagtagTAAATATGTTGACCGCAAACGAATGTTTAAATATAGACGACTATGCGTTCAAGAGTTCGCCGGAGTCGTGCAGCGGTAACTCATGCTTTACAG ATTGCACGGACTTGCCCTCGGACGAGGACTTTCTGCAACAACTGTCCTCGGATCTGGACATACCTCTTTTGCTGAATCCCGGCGAAGACGAGATGAGTTTGTTAAACGCCTTTTTTGACAAGAGTCCGGAAGAGATAATGTCAGAAATAGCGCTGCCTTCTGTCGACGAAAAATTCGAAGAAATTGAGCACCATTTGTCCGAGTTTGAACAATACGACGCGAGCAAATGGAGTCCTGAAGCATTTCCAAATCTGTATTCAGATGTCAAGGTCGAACCAGACAGCTGCAGTTCATCCGCGTCAAATAAGTCAGCTTCCCCGATTCAATCACCAGAGGAAAGCGTCAGAATTTTCGAGATCAAAGATGAAATGAAGAACGAACCGCCGTCGCCTGGGTCAATCTCGATTCAGTCGGAAATTGACACAAACAATGTAATAATTTCCCCAATTAATCAATTGAAAATTGTCCAAAACGGAAGCGTCGCAAAGTTGACGCCAAAAAGAGTTCCTATACAGCCGAAAGTCCCGTGCGGTATTcctaaaaataaagtaatcgTAAAAAGTATTGAGTATAAACGTGGCGCCCCCAACCTCGGCAATACGAACGTCGTGAGTCCGCCGCCGCCGAAAGTGGTGGTCTTGGAAAACGTTACCACAGTTCCTATCACTAGTGTGACGCAAATCCCGCCAACAACAATCTGCAATTCgggaataaataataattgtaacgTTCCACCTGCTATTTTGAAAAGGAGTAataatttgataaatgtcgGTAACATCGATCCaaagattttaaaaaggcaccaaaggaaaataaaaaatagggAGTCGGCGTGTTTGTCtaggaaaaagaaaaaagattaCTTGACTTCGCTGGAGAATCAAGTGAAAGACTTGACAGTTGAAAATCAAAGACTTAAACTG CAAAATCGTCAACTTGCGGAGAGGTTGACGAAGTACGAGGGCACTCATATTCACAAGAGTTTGAGTCACGTCAAGACTAGTTTCGTGTTATGCATGTTCGTATTTTCGGTGGCTTTCAACTTGGATTACGTCAG AAATCCATTCACTGCAAGAAACCAAGCGAACTTGCTCCGGTCAGACGCCCCCAAAGTGTTGGATCATCACGGCCGCAATCTCTTGTGGGCCTCTGACGACCTCTTAGACAAGAACAGTTCAAATTTTTCACCATTTTCGATGTGTCCCGCCGCCATAAACCAAACAGAAAGCGCCAGACTAGCCTCGGAACTGGAACG TTGGATAGGAAGGCCACGAGACACCTCCGACAAAGTACCAACAGCCAACGTGACTAAACTCACCGTACCAACCTACAAGTCGAAATCGATGCGCAAGCgcaaacaaaagaaatacacAACTTTAATTCCTTCGGTGTACGAGAGTCACAACACCGTTGGCAATAAATTGTCGACCGTGGAGCCGAACAACGAGATTCAGGTGTTCTCCCCGACTCCCGAGCAACTCTACAGCGATTTCTTCGAAGCTATCAACCGTCAAGACGACACTTTTTACGTCGTGTCGTTCAGCGACCACCACATGCTGTTGCCGGCACTGCACCACAACAAGACCAGGAGGCCCAAGATGTCGCTGATAATGCCCTCCGTGTTGCCCACCG AAAATATGACTCAGCCGGCGTTCATGCCCTTGATGCAGATCGACTGCGAGGTCTTGGACACGAGACTCATCCAGATCAGGTACGGATCTATCCCGCAACATCTGAGAAGACCAGGTAACGCCACCTATCAGAATACCGAGGACGTAAGTAAGCAAAGCGGTACCTCGACCAATTACACGACTAAAAAAGCGTACAGGCCTTACTTTATCAAGCAGAAAGCTGTGAGAGACGAACGCGACGTCTACAACATACGTTAG
- the LOC138134981 gene encoding thioredoxin domain-containing protein, translating into MSNRIITIISLVSILQSISNCGAIKSIQDDDLMNLIRTETYVIALFSSKNCEACDNFESVLNNLQKELANNFNGETVKVINSQLTRLYSPTKEPVLVFFRHGIPLLYNDVPSEDLILHTFVSNKDPVVKELNDETFEHLTQAATGATTGDWFVMFYSADCADCHRLQARWESVGAKLKTRMNVARVNKGTDGSATASRFGVSQVPAFILFRHGKMYRYQIQKYDIESFVSFAQDWFKNMKPERVAVPKSPFDEVVENVVTSLRENTLLWQTSLLLSLLGFVVFVWIKYRKGTQKEKPTTKKGDKEK; encoded by the exons ATGAGTAACAGAATTATTACAATAATCTCACTAGTATCAATTTTACAATCAATTTCTAACTGTGGGGCTATCAAATCCATCCAAGATGATGATCTCATGAATCTAATTAGGACAGAAACTTACGTTATTGCTTTGTTTT CATCAAAAAACTGCGAAGCatgtgataattttgaaagtgttttaaataatttacaaaaagaactcgctaataattttaatggaGAAACGGTCAAAGTAATAAATAGTCAATTGACTCGCCTGTACAGTCCCACAAAAGAGCcagttttagtatttttcagacATGGAATTCCCCTTTTATATAATG ATGTGCCTTCTGAGGATCTGATACTCCACACATTTGTCAGCAACAAAGACCCAGTTGTAAAAGAGCTCAACGACGAAACATTTGAGCACTTGACTCAGGCCGCCACGGGCGCCACAACCGGCGACTGGTTTGTCATGTT TTATTCTGCCGACTGTGCCGACTGCCACCGCCTACAAGCGCGATGGGAAAGCGTGGGCGCAAAGCTAAAAACACGAATGAACGTGGCACGGGTAAATAAAGGTACAGACGGTAGCGCAACCGCGTCACGATTTGGAGTATCACAAGTTCCAGCATTCatctt GTTTAGACATGGAAAGATGTACAGGTACCAGATACAAAAGTACGACATCGAGTCGTTCGTGTCGTTTGCGCAAGATTGGTTTAAAAACATGAAGCCAGAGCGGGTGGCGGTGCCCAAATCGCCATT tgATGAGGTTGTCGAAAATGTGGTCACTTCTCTGAGGGAAAATACGCTGCTGTGGCAGACTAGTTTGTTGTTGTCTCTCCTCGGATTTGTAGTATTTGTGTGGATCAAGTACAGGAAAGGGACACAGAAAGAAAAACCGACAACCAAAAAAGGCGACAAAGAGAAATAA
- the Srx gene encoding sulfiredoxin isoform X2: MTSIHAGGITETHEMPMSAIIRPFKSELADDKVASIMETLSNPATKDQVPPIDILWITGREGGNYYYSFGGCHRYEAHKRLNLPTIQVKLVKSNVQDLKGYLGSSTPDLK; this comes from the coding sequence ATGACGAGCATCCACGCAGGAGGCATCACCGAAACCCACGAAATGCCAATGTCTGCGATAATCAGACCGTTCAAATCTGAACTCGCCGACGACAAAGTCGCTTCTATAATGGAAACGCTATCGAACCCTGCAACAAAAGACCAAGTCCCCCCTATTGACATCTTGTGGATAACTGGCCGCGAGGGCGGCAATTATTACTACAGTTTCGGAGGGTGTCATCGATACGAAGCGCATAAAAGGCTCAATTTGCCCACGATTCAGGTGAAACTGGTAAAATCGAACGTCCAAGACTTGAAAGGCTATTTGGGGAGCAGTACTCCGGACTTGAAGTAA
- the LOC138134977 gene encoding uncharacterized protein — translation MSPASSGTLEVEKYIGACLISQSRPKAVNISSREVYYSRLPDVYPGSYYDGRFRVQRCNSADGWAGGMPLISFANHQKRNRRTDQEVRSSSPKTDDQQNPLARLAVHTQGAPLILTKTYNRRNKVKNAPTRTFDGKPKSGGKSVENRSAAVDTVSVASDESSGSANSDNCLPRIIKPRKRRKKERKPGLIGRSLNQEGGFSTDSASPDIDTIPILRPPYSPFVFDPHAYASVPASPPSTKPVNKYEAFDVSETPQLHHSFEDVEELDEAVDINGNQSTTVCQCRYCDPAGQIWDVDRNCYSPFLTAPKAKSFQFNVQVDSFLPRYGASKDLEHSCLVRGMSSVSLEEDHPKTVSSSPGDLEVSTEIVTSLNGHRDIEIKFFSSSSAENVRASPKCPDRILSNSEGDARFCGKECDEASVNSECKFASEE, via the coding sequence ATGAGCCCAGCGTCCTCGGGCACTCTGGAAGTGGAAAAGTATATCGGTGCGTGCTTGATATCGCAGAGCAGGCCGAAAGCGGTCAACATAAGCTCCCGCGAGGTGTACTACTCGAGGCTTCCGGATGTCTACCCCGGAAGTTACTACGACGGGAGGTTCCGCGTGCAGAGATGCAACTCGGCGGACGGATGGGCCGGGGGCATGCCCCTCATCTCGTTCGCCAACCACCAGAAGCGCAACAGGAGGACCGACCAGGAGGTGAGGAGTTCGTCGCCGAAGACCGACGATCAGCAGAATCCCCTGGCGCGGCTCGCCGTTCACACCCAAGGGGCCCCCCTGATCCTCACCAAGACGTACAATCGCAGGAACAAAGTGAAAAACGCTCCGACCAGGACTTTCGACGGCAAGCCCAAGTCAGGCGGAAAGAGTGTCGAGAATCGGAGTGCCGCTGTGGACACTGTCAGTGTGGCCAGTGACGAGAGCTCGGGATCGGCCAATTCGGACAATTGCCTCCCGCGGATCATCAAGCCGAGGAAGCGCCGGAAAAAGGAGAGGAAGCCGGGGCTGATCGGACGGTCTCTCAACCAAGAAGGCGGCTTCTCCACGGACAGCGCCAGCCCCGACATCGACACGATCCCGATCCTCAGACCACCCTACAGCCCCTTCGTCTTCGACCCGCACGCCTACGCTTCAGTTCCTGCGAGTCCGCCGTCGACCAAACCCGTCAACAAGTACGAAGCGTTCGACGTGTCCGAAACTCCGCAACTCCACCACTCGTTCGAGGACGTGGAGGAGCTGGACGAAGCCGTCGACATCAACGGCAACCAGTCGACCACCGTGTGTCAGTGTCGCTACTGTGATCCCGCCGGCCAGATCTGGGACGTCGACAGGAACTGTTACTCCCCGTTCCTGACGGCCCCCAAGGCCAAGAGCTTCCAGTTCAACGTGCAAGTGGACAGTTTCCTGCCGAGGTACGGTGCTTCCAAAGATTTGGAGCACAGCTGTCTGGTGCGCGGCATGTCTTCGGTCTCTCTCGAGGAGGACCACCCGAAGACGGTGTCGTCTTCGCCGGGCGATCTGGAGGTTTCCACGGAAATTGTGACGTCCTTAAACGGACATCGTgacattgaaattaaattcttttcGTCGTCGAGTGCCGAGAATGTGCGTGCCTCGCCGAAATGTCCTGACAGAATTTTAAGTAACTCTGAAGGCGACGCCAGATTTTGCGGCAAAGAGTGCGACGAGGCGAGTGTAAATAGCGAGTGTAAATTTGCATCGGAGGAGTAA
- the Srx gene encoding sulfiredoxin isoform X1, with amino-acid sequence MIVVLVVLLSTLVSPIKMTSIHAGGITETHEMPMSAIIRPFKSELADDKVASIMETLSNPATKDQVPPIDILWITGREGGNYYYSFGGCHRYEAHKRLNLPTIQVKLVKSNVQDLKGYLGSSTPDLK; translated from the exons ATGATTGTTGTTTTGGTCGTGCTTCTCTCAACACTG gtttcACCGATAAAAATGACGAGCATCCACGCAGGAGGCATCACCGAAACCCACGAAATGCCAATGTCTGCGATAATCAGACCGTTCAAATCTGAACTCGCCGACGACAAAGTCGCTTCTATAATGGAAACGCTATCGAACCCTGCAACAAAAGACCAAGTCCCCCCTATTGACATCTTGTGGATAACTGGCCGCGAGGGCGGCAATTATTACTACAGTTTCGGAGGGTGTCATCGATACGAAGCGCATAAAAGGCTCAATTTGCCCACGATTCAGGTGAAACTGGTAAAATCGAACGTCCAAGACTTGAAAGGCTATTTGGGGAGCAGTACTCCGGACTTGAAGTAA
- the Pmvk gene encoding phosphomevalonate kinase codes for MSDPRIILLFSGKRKSGKDHICDKIKALLGGERCTIVRISGPLKRLYAQNHKLDFQELLSDGPYKEIYRVDMINWSDKIREKDPGYFCKAASEMAEKKSVWIVSDVRRKTDIQWFKETYQDKIKTVRIRADTNVRESRGFVFTKGVDDVASECNLDDFENWDLQISNNNEEELQSGVEKIMTVVNSVFV; via the exons ATGAGCGATCCGCGGATTATTTTACTATTTAGCGGGAAAAGAAAGTCGGGGAAAGACCACATTTGCGACAAAATCAAAGCGCT CTTGGGTGGCGAGAGGTGCACGATTGTCAGGATTTCAGGGCCGCTAAAGCGTTTATATGCCCAGAACCACAAGCTAGACTTCCAGGAGTTGTTGAGTGATGGTCCTTATAAAGAGATATATCGTGTCGACATGATTAATTGGAGCGACAAGATCAGGGAAAAGGATCCGGGGTATTTTTGTAAAGCCGCGTCTGAAATGG ctgaaaaaaaatcggtgtgGATTGTCAGCGATGTGAGGAGGAAAACTGACATTCAGTGGTTCAAGGAGACTTATCAAGATAAGATTAAAACTGTTAGGATTCGAGCGGATACAAATGTTAGAGAAAGCAGAGGTTTTGTTTTTACCAAGG GTGTTGATGATGTAGCGTCTGAATGCAATTTAGACGACTTTGAAAACTGGGACCTTCAGATAAGCAATAACAACGAAGAGGAATTGCAATCTGGAGTTGAGAAAATAATGACCGTTGTGAATTCAGTATTTGTATGA
- the twin gene encoding CCR4-NOT transcription complex subunit 6-like isoform X8, with the protein MVLGLIGNPLSKDIMNIYAEPNGTQKLLTFMLDNLQVTTPTPPPRPWIPLARPSSTRPACIFTVMCYNVLCDKYATRQMYSYCPSWALNWDYRKKGILEEIRHYSADIINLQEVEMEQFYNYFLPELKQDGYAGIYSPKSRAKHMAESERKYVDGCAIFYRTTKFTLIKEHLVEFNQLAMANADGLDHMLNRVMPKDNIGLAALLQTTEAAWENTPADAPFVQQPILVCTAHIHWDPEFCDVKLIQTMMLSNELKTILEKSAQTLKASENVNADANSIQLVLCGDFNSLPDSGVIEFLGTGRVSQDHKDFKDFSYKQCLEKILSCDKPNEFTHSFKLASAYNDEIMPFTNYTFDFKGIIDYIFYAKQTMTPLGLLGPLSSDWLTQNKVIGCPHPHVFSDHFPLLVELEMVPTVSAPINGIIGHRACGKFQGASRYWLKTNCEYVRNVMLSVM; encoded by the exons ATGGTCCTTGGGTTAATTGGAAATCCGCTCAGTAAAGACATCATGAACATTTACGCTGAACCCAATGGGACGCAGAAGCTGCTCACTTTCATGCTAGACAACTTACAAG TTACGACTCCTACACCACCTCCTCGGCCTTGGATCCCTTTGGCTAGGCCATCATCCACCCGACCGGCAT GTATTTTCACTGTGATGTGTTATAATGTTTTATGTGATAAGTACGCTACACGACAAATGTACAGTTACTGTCCGAGTTGGGCTTTAAATTGGGACTATAGGAAAAAAGGCATCCTAGAAGAGATAAGACATTATAGCGCGGACATCATCAACTTACAAGAAGTGGAAATGGAACAATTTTACAATTACTTTTTACCTGAACTTAAACAAGATGGCTACGCGGGTATCTACTCGCCCAAATCGAGGGCGAAACATATGGCGGAAAGCGAGAGAAAATACGTGGACGGTTGCGCCATATTTTACAGAACAACAAA GTTCACTCTAATCAAAGAGCACCTGGTGGAGTTCAATCAGCTGGCGATGGCGAACGCTGACGGTTTAGATCACATGCTTAACAGAGTGATGCCGAAAGACAACATTGGTCTGGCCGCGCTCTTGCAGACGACGGAAGCGGCTTGGGAGAACA CTCCGGCGGATGCGCCGTTCGTCCAGCAGCCGATACTAGTATGCACAGCACATATCCACTGGGATCCGGAGTTTTGCGACGTCAAACTGATCCAGACGATGATGTTGAGCAACGAGCTCAAAACGATACTCGAGAAATCTGCTCAAACGTTGAAGGCATCAGAAAACGTGAACGCGGATGCGAACAGCATACAATTGGTTTTGTGCGGCGATTTCAATTCTCTGCCGGATTCGGGCGTGATAGAGTTCTTGGGCACCGGGCGAGTTTCACAAGATCACAAGGATTTCAAAGACTTTAGTTATAAACAATGCCTGGAGAAGATCCTGAGCTGTGATAAACCCAATGAATTTACACATTCCTTCAAGCTCGCTTCTGCCTACAATGATGAGATAATGCCGTTCACAAATTACAC ATTCGACTTTAAGGGCATTATTGACTATATTTTCTACGCTAAACAAACAATGACACCCTTAGGTTTGCTGGGACCTCTGTCGTCCGATTGGTTGACGCAGAACAAAGTCATTGGCTGTCCGCATCCGCACGTTTTCTCCGACCATTTTCCCTTGCTCGTCGAACTTGAAATGGTGCCAACCGTATCAGCACCAATTAACGGCATAATCGGTCACAG GGCATGTGGAAAATTTCAGGGCGCATCCCGATATTGGCTAAAGACCAACTGCGAATACGTCAGAAACGTAATGCTGTCTGTGATGTAA
- the LOC138134982 gene encoding isoaspartyl peptidase/L-asparaginase-like: MASVEPVVFVHGGAGTISSDAKARQLVEGAKRAARAGYKTLTSGGSVVDAVQIAVELMENDPIFNAGLGSVLNVEGEVEMDASIMVGADLSAGAVTVVKDIKNPIALARLVMEKTSHVLLAGDGAKKFALSHGMVPLEPGALATDATREALDKWRAKQSEVPAVLGTVGAVAIDSEGRLAAATSTGGREGKLAGRSSDTCMIGSGTYADDKIGAVSTTGHGETIAKFCLAHAIIKAMENGEGADRATNSCIEKMTERLNNTAGAITLSCKGEVGVGFSTNRMSWAYVKGDQLHFGVDRNKKEFEKL, encoded by the coding sequence ATGGCGTCCGTCGAACCCGTAGTGTTCGTCCATGGGGGCGCCGGTACAATCAGCAGCGACGCAAAAGCCCGACAACTGGTCGAAGGAGCGAAAAGGGCGGCTAGGGCAGGTTATAAAACGTTAACTTCTGGCGGGAGTGTCGTCGACGCCGTCCAAATCGCAGTGGAGTTAATGGAAAACGACCCCATCTTCAACGCGGGCTTGGGGTCGGTGCTGAACGTCGAGGGAGAGGTCGAAATGGACGCGAGCATCATGGTGGGGGCGGACCTGAGCGCAGGGGCTGTGACAGTTGTGAAAGACATCAAAAATCCAATCGCGTTGGCGCGACTGGTTATGGAGAAGACCAGTCACGTGCTGTTGGCAGGGGACGGCGCGAAGAAGTTTGCGCTGAGTCACGGAATGGTGCCGCTGGAGCCGGGCGCGTTAGCCACGGACGCCACCAGAGAAGCCCTTGACAAGTGGAGGGCCAAACAGAGCGAAGTTCCTGCAGTGTTGGGGACGGTAGGAGCTGTGGCCATCGACAGTGAGGGCAGACTCGCAGCCGCGACTTCAACTGGTGGAAGAGAAGGAAAACTGGCTGGGAGGTCGAGCGATACTTGCATGATTGGCAGCGGGACCTACGCTGACGATAAAATTGGGGCGGTTTCGACCACCGGTCATGGAGAGAccattgctaaattttgtttagCGCATGCCATCATAAAAGCGATGGAAAATGGAGAAGGAGCAGATCGTGCGACCAACAGTTGTATTGAAAAGATGACTGAAAGACTGAACAACACGGCAGGCGCCATTACCTTGTCTTGCAAAGGAGAGGTTGGGGTGGGTTTCAGCACAAATAGAATGTCCTGGGCGTACGTCAAAGGTGACCAATTGCATTTCGGGGTTGATAGgaataaaaaagaatttgaaaaactatAA